AACTTTAAAAGTATATAAGCTTTAATGAGCAATATACTTTATGGCAGTTGAAACAATAATTCTAGGCTTGATTGTGTTGCTTGTAGTAATAGCAATATACTATCTTAATCGCATCAATATTCTTTCAAACCGTATAGATAACGCTTGGGCGCAGATAGACGTCCAATTAAAGAAGCGGGCGGATCTTGTGCCAAATCTTATTGAGACCGTTAAGGGCTACATGAAACATGAGAAATCGGTCTTTAAGGAAGTTTCTGATGCCAGAAAGGCCATGATGGGTGCGCAAACTCCCCAGGACAAGGCAAAGGCAGGAAATGTGCTTGCCGGTGCGTTAAAGTCAATTTTCGCGCTTTCTGAAAATTATCCAACACTTAAGGCAAACGAGAATTTCAAAATGCTTCAGGAAGAGCTTTCAGGCATTGAGAACAAGATTGCCTATGCACGGCAATTTTTCAATGATTCTGTTCTTGAATACAACAACCTC
This window of the Nanoarchaeota archaeon genome carries:
- a CDS encoding LemA family protein, yielding MAVETIILGLIVLLVVIAIYYLNRINILSNRIDNAWAQIDVQLKKRADLVPNLIETVKGYMKHEKSVFKEVSDARKAMMGAQTPQDKAKAGNVLAGALKSIFALSENYPTLKANENFKMLQEELSGIENKIAYARQFFNDSVLEYNNLVTTIPGSYFAFGKSPKKFLEIEEVERKPVKVAF